The proteins below come from a single Granulicella sibirica genomic window:
- a CDS encoding metal-dependent hydrolase family protein, with protein sequence MSILVKDDTITAIRDGYVGAEAIPAPKPEYVKMVELQNQFVMAGMVDAHTHIVDPNLDFGMGLYNVGFMVRGGATTVRDAGSVPEGIFPLRQAIAEGSILGPRILASGSPLTITGGHADFRNGKLQAELSPPLYSRAVCDGVDECEKATRKQVQFGADQIKVMASGGVSDDSDTGLGPAFSDAELRAIVDSAHRLHRTVMAHALSAESIKAAVDAGVDSIEHGDFLNEEVAKSMAQHHVFFDPTLYVLVAIQNVIDHPTPSIPMTEKNIRKFHELMKTAPPIAERMALAKRFGLTILAGSDDGGTVTDEVVALVEQGHLSPREALVASTVNGAEAVHLSDQIGTLAPGKSADVIAFDGNPLTNIEDCHKLHFVMARGHVAVNPDTGEGDPTPASTMPK encoded by the coding sequence ATGTCAATCCTGGTGAAGGACGACACGATTACGGCGATTCGCGACGGCTATGTCGGCGCGGAAGCGATCCCCGCCCCGAAGCCCGAGTACGTGAAGATGGTGGAACTGCAGAATCAGTTTGTCATGGCCGGCATGGTCGATGCTCACACGCATATCGTCGATCCCAACCTCGATTTCGGAATGGGCCTGTATAACGTCGGCTTCATGGTGCGGGGCGGCGCCACCACGGTGCGTGACGCCGGGAGTGTGCCGGAGGGGATCTTTCCGCTACGCCAAGCCATCGCGGAGGGGTCGATCCTTGGGCCACGCATTCTGGCGTCTGGATCGCCGCTCACCATTACGGGAGGTCACGCGGATTTCCGCAATGGCAAGCTCCAAGCGGAATTATCGCCACCTCTCTACTCCCGCGCGGTATGCGACGGCGTAGATGAGTGCGAGAAGGCGACGCGTAAGCAGGTGCAGTTCGGCGCCGACCAGATCAAAGTGATGGCGAGCGGCGGAGTCTCCGACGATTCCGATACTGGATTAGGCCCGGCGTTTTCGGATGCGGAGCTGAGGGCGATCGTCGATTCGGCGCACCGCCTGCACAGGACCGTGATGGCGCACGCGCTCTCCGCGGAGTCGATCAAAGCCGCCGTTGACGCGGGAGTCGACTCCATCGAGCACGGCGACTTCCTGAATGAAGAGGTCGCAAAATCAATGGCGCAACACCATGTTTTCTTCGATCCGACGCTGTACGTTCTTGTGGCGATCCAGAACGTAATCGATCATCCGACCCCTTCGATCCCGATGACGGAGAAGAACATTCGCAAATTCCACGAGCTGATGAAGACTGCTCCACCGATCGCTGAAAGAATGGCTCTGGCGAAGCGCTTCGGGCTCACTATTCTCGCCGGATCGGACGACGGGGGCACGGTCACGGACGAGGTGGTCGCGCTAGTGGAGCAGGGCCACTTGTCTCCACGGGAAGCACTCGTCGCGTCTACGGTCAACGGAGCCGAGGCGGTTCATTTGTCTGATCAGATAGGAACGCTTGCTCCCGGCAAGTCGGCGGACGTTATCGCCTTTGACGGCAATCCGCTCACCAATATCGAGGACTGCCACAAGCTGCATTTTGTGATGGCTCGAGGACACGTCGCCGTCAACCCGGACACCGGCGAAGGAGACCCGACACCAGCTTCCACTATGCCGAAGTAA
- a CDS encoding metal-dependent hydrolase family protein produces MSILVKDDTITAIRDGYVGAEAIPAPKPEHVKMVELQNQFVMAGMVDAHTHIVFPNLDVAIGLFNVGLMLRGGATTVRDAGSSPEAIFPLRDAIVEGSILGPRIMASGSPLSITGGHADFRNGKLQDELSPPAYSSAVCDGVNECEKATRKQIQFGADQIKVMASGGVSDDSDTGLGPAFSEAELKAIVVTAHRMHRTVMAHALSAESIEAAVDAGVDSVEHGDFLNEEVARLMAQHHVFFDPTLYSLVALQNAIDHPTPSIPMTEKNIRKFRTMMATAPRIAERMALAKRFGLTILAGSDNGGIITDEVVALVEQGHLSPREALVASTVNGADALHLSGQIGTLAPGKSADVIAFDGNPLTNIEDCHKLHFVMARGHVAVSPDTGEGDPTPASTLPK; encoded by the coding sequence ATGTCAATCCTGGTGAAGGACGACACGATTACGGCGATTCGCGACGGCTATGTCGGCGCGGAAGCGATCCCCGCTCCTAAGCCTGAGCACGTGAAGATGGTGGAGCTGCAGAATCAGTTTGTCATGGCCGGCATGGTCGATGCGCATACGCATATCGTTTTCCCCAACTTGGACGTTGCCATAGGCTTGTTTAACGTCGGCCTCATGCTTCGGGGCGGAGCCACCACGGTGCGCGATGCCGGAAGCTCACCGGAGGCGATCTTTCCGTTGCGCGATGCTATCGTGGAGGGGTCAATCCTCGGACCGCGTATTATGGCGTCGGGATCACCGCTCTCGATCACGGGGGGGCACGCGGATTTCCGCAATGGCAAGCTGCAAGACGAACTCTCACCACCTGCCTACTCGAGCGCGGTGTGCGACGGAGTGAACGAGTGCGAGAAGGCGACCCGCAAGCAGATCCAGTTCGGCGCCGATCAGATCAAGGTGATGGCGAGCGGCGGAGTCTCCGACGATTCCGATACTGGTCTGGGCCCAGCATTCTCTGAGGCGGAGCTGAAGGCAATTGTCGTTACGGCACACCGCATGCACAGGACCGTCATGGCGCATGCGCTCTCCGCAGAGTCGATCGAAGCCGCCGTCGACGCGGGGGTCGACTCCGTCGAGCACGGTGACTTCCTGAATGAAGAGGTCGCAAGATTAATGGCGCAGCACCATGTTTTCTTCGATCCGACGCTGTACTCTCTGGTGGCGCTCCAGAACGCGATCGATCATCCGACGCCTTCGATCCCGATGACGGAGAAGAACATTCGCAAGTTCCGGACGATGATGGCTACCGCTCCACGGATCGCTGAAAGAATGGCTCTGGCGAAACGCTTCGGGCTCACTATCCTCGCCGGATCGGACAACGGCGGTATCATCACGGACGAAGTCGTCGCGCTGGTCGAGCAGGGCCACTTGTCGCCACGGGAAGCGTTAGTCGCGTCTACGGTCAACGGAGCCGATGCGCTTCATCTGTCCGGTCAGATCGGAACGCTTGCTCCCGGCAAGTCGGCGGACGTTATCGCCTTCGACGGCAATCCGCTCACCAACATTGAAGACTGCCACAAGCTGCATTTTGTGATGGCCCGTGGACACGTCGCGGTCAGCCCGGACACCGGCGAAGGAGATCCGACACCAGCGTCCACTCTGCCGAAGTAA
- a CDS encoding AraC family transcriptional regulator N-terminal domain-containing protein, which produces MRFTSAESRKLHSTRTALASKFIMSAGAEGNDDPWLPGVQVFVRSAPTMPASRFYGPGLGIILQGRKCIELGNVTYRCDGSQTILTSTDLPVLTQVTEASPKKPYCAVFLKIDIEAARQLIVELELEGRERQPLGRALASGPVTPELFSALDRLLELRDKPKDVAILGSLIHREILYRLLTSQQGVRLREIVSIGTRSNRTAQAMAWIRQNYKKSVRMEALASMAGMGLSTFHHHFQAMSAMSPLQYQKRLRLHEARRLMMSEFLDTTSAALEVGYESPTQFIREYARLFGQPPRRHIQSLLAK; this is translated from the coding sequence ATGAGGTTTACATCTGCCGAAAGCAGGAAGCTGCACTCGACCCGGACTGCGCTTGCAAGCAAGTTCATCATGAGTGCGGGAGCAGAGGGGAACGATGATCCATGGCTACCAGGAGTGCAGGTTTTCGTCCGATCGGCTCCGACAATGCCTGCTTCTCGCTTTTACGGCCCTGGTCTCGGCATCATTCTTCAGGGACGCAAGTGCATTGAACTGGGCAACGTAACGTACCGATGTGATGGATCGCAGACTATTCTCACCTCAACAGATCTGCCCGTATTGACCCAGGTGACCGAGGCCAGTCCGAAGAAGCCTTACTGCGCGGTATTTCTCAAGATTGACATCGAAGCAGCGAGACAGCTCATCGTAGAACTAGAGTTGGAGGGGCGGGAACGTCAGCCGCTGGGACGCGCATTGGCATCGGGGCCTGTCACTCCAGAATTGTTCAGCGCCCTTGATCGCCTTCTGGAACTCCGTGACAAACCAAAGGATGTCGCGATTCTTGGCAGTCTGATCCATCGGGAGATTCTCTATAGGCTGCTCACGAGCCAACAGGGAGTTCGGCTCCGTGAGATCGTTTCCATCGGAACTCGCAGTAACCGCACAGCGCAAGCAATGGCCTGGATCAGGCAGAATTACAAGAAGTCAGTACGCATGGAAGCTTTGGCCAGCATGGCTGGAATGGGACTTTCAACGTTTCATCATCATTTTCAAGCCATGTCGGCAATGAGCCCGCTACAGTATCAGAAGCGACTACGTCTGCATGAAGCCAGGCGGCTTATGATGTCAGAGTTCCTAGATACTACTAGTGCGGCGCTTGAAGTTGGATACGAAAGTCCAACGCAATTTATTCGCGAGTATGCCAGGCTCTTCGGTCAACCTCCCAGGCGCCACATCCAGTCGCTGCTTGCGAAGTGA
- a CDS encoding SDR family oxidoreductase yields the protein MGIEGKVIAITGASSGIGEAAAVMLAERGARVVLGARRIDRLQALASRIHSVGGQVAVVRMDVKRRSDVQQLVTLACERFGQLDVLINNAGIGPISLIEDLQVEDWEEMIDVNLKGFLYGIAAALPVFREQGSGHFVNIVSTAGLRIVPLQAVYAGTKNAVRTISEGLRQEAGDKLRVTAISPGFIYTDFAESMTNPEVKAQTLAARDKMAISPDAIARAIAFAIDQPSDVDVNEIVVRPTAQG from the coding sequence TTGGGCATCGAGGGTAAAGTAATTGCTATTACAGGCGCAAGTAGTGGCATCGGCGAGGCCGCAGCAGTTATGCTCGCTGAGCGGGGAGCACGGGTCGTCCTGGGAGCTCGGCGAATCGACCGTTTGCAAGCTTTGGCGTCTCGTATTCACAGCGTAGGCGGTCAAGTAGCCGTGGTACGGATGGACGTCAAGCGACGTTCCGACGTGCAGCAACTTGTCACGTTGGCCTGCGAGCGTTTTGGGCAACTCGACGTTCTCATCAACAATGCTGGGATCGGGCCAATCTCACTCATCGAAGATCTGCAGGTCGAGGATTGGGAGGAGATGATCGATGTTAATCTGAAAGGCTTTCTCTACGGCATCGCCGCAGCGTTGCCTGTCTTTCGGGAGCAGGGCTCCGGGCACTTCGTCAACATCGTGTCGACCGCTGGACTTCGGATCGTTCCTCTTCAGGCGGTATATGCCGGCACTAAAAATGCGGTGAGGACTATATCGGAGGGGCTGCGTCAGGAGGCCGGGGACAAACTCCGGGTGACCGCGATCTCGCCGGGCTTCATCTACACCGATTTTGCCGAATCCATGACAAACCCCGAGGTAAAGGCTCAGACTTTAGCCGCGCGAGACAAGATGGCGATATCGCCCGATGCAATCGCCCGGGCTATCGCGTTTGCGATCGATCAGCCGTCGGATGTCGACGTAAACGAAATCGTAGTCAGACCTACAGCCCAGGGCTGA
- a CDS encoding site-specific integrase — protein MCRALATTWLFAELRNNEILRLRVGCIRWQRDAVTVPGTGNILPADAVCLLDVPVNKTATAFTKPVDRIVGNAIAAWEKVRPHGAKRADWESGEFVDFLFKLRLTGVCKSYLNNTLIPALCVKAGVPLADVRGNITTHRARSTIGSQLFNAKEPMTLFELQEWLGHASSSATQHYAKITPLEMAKSYADAGYFARDLRAIEVLIDQDAVRTGIASTRPWKFYDLGHGYCTYDFFEQCPHRMACAKCDFYVPKRSTAALILEGKKNLLRMLQEIPLGEAEQAAIDDGLLAYEKLLMKLADLPCPQVRPQDNSGKILCGLLR, from the coding sequence TTGTGCAGGGCGCTCGCGACGACCTGGCTCTTCGCTGAGCTTCGTAATAACGAGATCCTCAGGCTGCGGGTCGGCTGCATCCGCTGGCAGCGCGATGCAGTCACTGTCCCTGGCACGGGCAACATACTTCCCGCCGATGCGGTCTGTCTGCTCGATGTTCCAGTCAACAAGACCGCAACGGCCTTCACGAAGCCGGTGGATCGTATCGTTGGAAATGCCATCGCTGCCTGGGAGAAGGTGCGTCCGCACGGCGCCAAGCGGGCCGACTGGGAGAGCGGAGAGTTTGTGGACTTTCTCTTCAAGCTCCGGCTCACAGGCGTTTGCAAGTCCTACCTGAACAACACCCTCATCCCCGCGCTTTGCGTTAAAGCCGGCGTGCCGCTGGCCGATGTGCGCGGCAACATTACTACGCATCGGGCGCGTTCCACCATTGGTTCGCAGCTCTTCAACGCGAAGGAACCGATGACTTTATTTGAACTGCAGGAGTGGCTCGGTCACGCAAGTTCGTCAGCGACCCAGCATTATGCGAAGATTACGCCTCTGGAGATGGCCAAGTCCTATGCCGATGCTGGATACTTTGCGCGCGACCTGCGCGCCATCGAGGTGCTGATCGATCAGGATGCCGTTCGCACTGGGATCGCCTCAACTAGACCATGGAAGTTCTATGACCTCGGACACGGTTATTGCACCTATGACTTCTTTGAGCAGTGTCCGCACCGCATGGCCTGTGCCAAGTGCGACTTCTATGTGCCGAAGCGATCGACCGCCGCCCTCATACTCGAAGGGAAAAAGAACCTGCTAAGGATGCTCCAAGAGATTCCTCTCGGAGAGGCCGAACAGGCCGCGATTGACGACGGTCTCTTGGCCTACGAAAAACTATTGATGAAGCTGGCGGATCTACCATGCCCGCAGGTCCGACCCCAAGACAACTCGGGAAAGATCTTGTGCGGATTACTGCGTTGA
- a CDS encoding tyrosine-type recombinase/integrase encodes MLKIRAESTKGLRERALPYSASSGELLVRYLEHRRTFGNKRGPLFLSESRLNYSDPISIWSWSKIVLRIARRAGVERFSTHTLRHLCLTDLAHAGWDIHEIASFAGHRSVQTRCSISISVDATFR; translated from the coding sequence CTGCTCAAGATTCGAGCCGAGAGTACGAAGGGACTCCGCGAGCGCGCTCTTCCTTATTCCGCATCGAGCGGCGAGTTGCTTGTCCGCTATCTCGAACATCGCAGGACATTCGGCAACAAGCGTGGGCCGCTCTTTCTCTCCGAGTCACGCCTTAACTACAGCGATCCCATTTCGATATGGAGTTGGTCGAAGATCGTCCTCCGGATTGCACGCAGAGCTGGCGTCGAACGCTTCTCAACGCACACACTTCGCCATCTCTGTCTGACCGATCTAGCCCATGCAGGCTGGGACATCCACGAGATTGCAAGTTTCGCCGGACATCGCAGCGTGCAGACACGCTGCTCTATATCCATCTCAGTGGATGCGACCTTTCGCTGA